AAGGGCGCCGACATGGGTGCCGCCTTCGGCAGCGGCAGCTCCGGCAGCCTGTTCGGCGCCAGCGGCAGCGCCAACTTCCTGTCGCGCACCACGGCCGTCCTGGCGACGATCTTTTTCGTGGCCACGCTGGCCCTGGCCTATTTCGGCAATCAACGCCCCGCGAGCAGCGGCAGCGTGCTGGAAACGCCGGCCGCCGCCGTACC
This region of Alicycliphilus denitrificans K601 genomic DNA includes:
- the secG gene encoding preprotein translocase subunit SecG; this translates as MNAVVNIILAIQMLAALGMIGLILIQHGKGADMGAAFGSGSSGSLFGASGSANFLSRTTAVLATIFFVATLALAYFGNQRPASSGSVLETPAAAVPAAGASTAVPAPAAEPASGAAQIPTK